GGAGGAGGCGCTGCGCTCGGCGGCGAGCCTGTACCGTGGGGACCTTCTGGAGGGATGGCACCAGGACTGGTGCGCCGACCCGCGGGAATTCTGCCGGGACGCCTATCTCGCGCTGCTGGACCGGCTGGTCGAGGCGCGCGAGGCGGCGGGCGACCTGGAAGGGGGCATCCAGTACGCGATGCGTGCGCTGGAATTCGATCGCGCGCGGGAGCGGACCCATCGCGCGCTGATGCGCCTCTTCGTGGCGAACGGAGACCGCACGGGCGCGCTGCGCCAGTACGATCGCTGCGTGGCCGCGGTGCGCGAGGAGCTGAACGCGCGCCCCGAGGAGGAGACGGTGGCCCTGATGCGTGAGATCCGCTCCGGGAAGAAGCTCCGCGGGTCCGGACCGGCCGCCGCCGTACCGGGCGCCGCGGAGCCGGCCGAGGCGGAGACGCTTCCGGCCAGAGCGCGGAGGAGCAAGAAGGACCGCTGAGCCCCGCTTCGCACCGCCCGCCTACCGCCGCGTGGGCCGCCGCGCAGCGCCGCGGGAGCCGCCGGGATCAGCGCGCGGCGGTCTGCTTCCAGATCCCGAGCACGCGGCCCTCGGGATCGGCGAAGAGCGAGAAGGAACCCATCCCGGGGACCTGCTGCTCTTCCACGAGAATCTTCCCGCCCGCGTCCACGATCCGCTTCCGGTAGCTCGCGAGGTCCTCCACGTCGATGTAGAACGCCATGTTCCCGGGCCACGGGCCGCTCCGGTCGGGCTGCATGATGCCGCCGTTGATGCCGGCGCCGCCGCCGGTCTCGACGAAGCGGTAGTTCAGCTCGGGGATGTTCTGGATCTTCCAATCGAAGACCTTCGCGTAGAAGTCGGAGACCCGGGCGGGATCGGTGGACCAGAATTCCCAGTGAACGACGGGCTTTCCCATGACGCGCTCCTTTCGTTTAGGCCGGCCCGCCGGAGCTAGCCGGCAGCTCGTCGGCCGTCATCTCCTCGATCGTCTGCCTCCGCCGGACCAGGCGGAGCGTTCCGTCGCGCTCCCGCAGCACCTCGGGCGCTACGGGATAGGAGTTGTAGTTCAGCGTCGACATCGCCGCGCAGTAGGCCCCGGCTCCTCCGACCAGGACCAGATCGCCGATCTCCGGCCGCGGGACTTCGCGCGGAGCGAGCTTCGTCGTGTCTCCCGGCGCCGGCGTGAGCATGTCTCCCGACTCGCAGCAGCGCCCCACGAACACGACCGCCTGGCGCGGCCGCGACTCGGCCCCGGCGACGCCGAGCGGGTGCTGCGCGCCATAGAGCGAGGCCCGCATCACTTCGGTCATGCCGGTGTCCAGCTTGGCGAACAGAAACCCCTTCGCTCCCGTGTCCACAACGTCCACGCAGGTCGCCACCACGACCCCCGCGTTGGCCACGAGATAGGTGCCGGGCTCGATCTCCAAGCGCAAGGCGCGGCCGGTCCGCTTCTCGAAATCGAGCACCGCGCGGCGCGAGGCCTCCCCGACGGCCCTGAGATCGGTCTCGGATTCCCCCTGGACCCGCGCCACCCGGTAGCCGCCCCCCAGACTGACGGTGCGGACGTCGGGGAGCTGGAGCGCGATCTCGAGCACGAGATGGGCGACCCGCGTCCACACCGCCGGGTCGCTCCCCGAGCCGATGTGGGTGTGGAGGCCGCGAAGGACGACGCCGTGCCGGGCGGCCAGCTCCTTCGCCTGGTCCAGGTGCTCGTGCCAGATGCCGAAGCTGGACGTGGGCCCGCCGGTGTTGACCCGGTGGGAAGCACCGCTCCCCTGTCCCGGATTCACCCGGATCGTGACCTCCCGGCCGGGAAAGGCTCTTCCGTAGCGCTCGAGCTGGTGGAGCGAGCAGGCGTTATAGAGGACGCCGAGGGGAATCCACGTCTCCAGGCGGGTCGAGGGAACCTGCGAGGTCAGCATGATGCGCCCCGGCGCAAACCCCGCGCGGAGGGCTCGCTCGACCTCGAAGTCGCTCGAGGCGTCGATATCGAGCCCCTTGTCGCGGAAGATCTCGAGAAGGGCCCGGTTGGGGTTCGCCTTCATCGCGTAGCGGACGGTGAGCCCGAACGCGTGGGGGAACGCGAGCGCGCGGTCGGCGGCCTCCTCGGCCGCGACCCGGTCGTAGACGTAGCAGGGAGTGCCGAACCGCTCGCGAACCTCGGCGGCTTCGGCCGCGGTCAGGAACAGGTCGACACTCCCCGTGCCGGCGGGAACCGCCGGGCTACTTCCCCGAGCCTTCCAGCTCGTGCAGCCGGCGCTGGATGTTGGAGTTGCTCGGATCCATGTCGAGCATCTTGTGGTACGTGTCGATCGCTTCCTGTTTGCGCCCCGCCGTCTCGTAGGCCTGCTCCAGCGCGCCGTACGCCCGCATCGACGTGGGGTACTGCTGCACGTTGAGCTGGTGCACGCGGATCGCGTCGTCGGCGCGCCCCTTCTTCTGGAGCTCGGCGCCGAAGTCCGCGAGTCCGTTCTCGCTGAAGTCGTAGGCGTCCCGCCCGAAGTAGCGCCCCTTGAGCTTCTGGTAGGCGTCCAGGGTCGAATCGATCCCGGCCCGGTCGTAGGTCACCATCAGCTCTTCGGTGAGCGTCGTCGGGCGCGCGTGGCCGTGGTGGCAGGTGATGCAGCGCACGTTCACGCGCGGCACGCCCGACGAGAGCCTCATCCTGCCGAGATCCTTGTGGATGTCGCCCATCATCCGCACCATGTCGCGCGCGATCTGCTTGGTCGGCTTGGCGTCCGACGAGAAATCGAACGTCGTGAGCGGCTTCCCCTCTTCACCGACGTGGCAGTAGGGACACCGGACCCCCAGCGACTGCGTGAAGCCCACCATGGTCTCGCGGAGCTGGTCCGGCGTCGTGCTCTTGGGCAGGACCTTGAGGTTCTTCGGGTGGGCGGGCCATTCGAACTGCGCCTGCTGCGCGCCGGCCGTGCGCGGAGCCGCCGCGGGCAGCGCCAGAAGCGCGGCCAGGGCGATCGCGGGCACGACGAGGGGCGCGGCGAAGCGAAGGGGCTGCGGACGAGGCATCGGCGTGGCTCCTCTCCGGCGAGGCGGGGGGACGTGCGAAATCGGCTCTCGAACGGCTCCTACAGTCCGACGGTTTCGGTGGAGCGAAGGTTGGCATGGCGCCGGACGTTCTCGTCGCGCCCCGAGCCCACCGAGACGAGGCGTATCGGGACCCGGGCCAGCATCTCCAGCCGGTCGAGGTAGCGGCGCGCCTCGGGCGGGAGGTCGTCCCATTCCCGCGCGCCGCCGGTCGGCGCCTTCCACCCCGGGAAGGTCTCGAGCACGGGCTTGGCCGCGGTGAGCTCCGTCAGCGACTCGGGCATCTCGGTCAGCTTACGACCGCCGGCCGTGTAGGCCGTGACCACCGCGATCTCCTCCAGGCTGTCGAGCACGTCGAGCTTGGTGATGACGAGCTGCGTGAGCCCGTTCACGCGCACGGCGTGGCGGATCGCCACCGCGTCGAACCAGCCGCACCGGCGCGGGCGTCCCGTGGTGGCGCCGTACTCGTTCCCCTCCTCGCGGAGCAGGTCGGCGATCGGGCCCGTGAGTTCCGAGGGGAAGGGGCCGTTTCCGACGCGCGTGGCGTACGCCTTCGCCACGCCGATCACTTCGTCGATCTGCGTCGGACCGATCCCGACACCCGTGCAGGCGCCGCCGGAGACCGCGCTGGACGACGTGACGAACGGGTAGGTGCCGTGGTCCAGGTCGAGGTGCGTTCCCTGCGCCCCCTCGAGGAGGATCCGCTTGCCGGCGGCGACCGCTTCGGAGACCGCGAGGGAGACGTTGACCACCATCGGCCGGACCCGCTCGGCGTCCTTCTCCAGGCGCGCGAGCACCTGGTCGAGCGGCTCGACCGGCGCGTCCTTCCCGATCAGCTTGAGCGTGCGCTCCCGGAGCCTCCGCACCCGCTCCTCGCGGATCTCCGGCTCGAGGAGATCGGCCACGCGGAGTCCCACGCGGGCCGCCTTGTCGGTGTAGGCCGGTCCGATGCCGCGCCCCGTCGTGCCGATGGCGGGTCCCGAGGCGCCCGACTCGTTGTGGCGCTCGGCCAGGCGATGGTCGGGCAGGATGACGTGGGCCGAGCCGCTCACGAAGAGGCGTCCCTCGACCGAGATTCCCTGCTTCGCGACGGCGCCCCGCTCCTCTTCGAGAGCGGCCAGGTCCACGACGACGCCGTTTCCGATGTAGCAGGTGGTCGCGGGCCGAAGGATGCCGGAAGGGATCAGATGGAGGACGAACGTCTTCCCGCCGGTGCAGACCGTGTGCCCGGCGTTCGGGCCGCCCTGGTAGCGCGCGACCACGTCCGCCTCATCGCTGAGGAGGTCGACGATCTTCCCTTTGCCCTCGTCGCCCCACTGGGCGCCGACGATGACGCGCACGGACATCGCTCTGCCTCCAAACGAAAAGACCGCGAGCGCGAGGCGCCGCGGCAGGCTCCATTCTCGACGGGCGGAAAACTACCAGAGTGGGGGTGGCGCGTCAAGGCGACGCGCGAGAGCGGGCCGGGAGCGATTTCGCTAGAATTCGTGATGCCATTGTGTTATAGTGTTCGTTCGCAGCAGTTCAACCGGGGTCTCACGCGGCACTCGTCCCCGCGCCCGACCGGAGGAGATCGGCTCCCGACCTCTCCTGCCGGACGCGACCGTACCGGTCCCATCCGCATCCTGGAGGACTTCCCCACCATGAAGCACCCGCACCGCCGTTCCCTTCTTCTCCTCGCCGTCGTGGCCCTGTCGGCGAGCGCTCTGTGGATCACGGGTTGCAGCAAGGACGGCGCGCCGGTCCTCGCGCCGAAGCTCAGCCAGTCGGGATCCAGCGGCTCCTTCTCCGGAGTCATTCGCCTCGACGATCCGGGCATCCGCGCGGCCATCGCCTCGCAGGAGCGCGCCACGCCTGGCCTCATGGGCAACGGCATCATCGGCACCGGCGTCTCGGCCGATGCGGCCGGCAAGGCCGTCATCGTGGTCTATACCGAGCGTGAAGGCGT
The DNA window shown above is from Candidatus Binatia bacterium and carries:
- a CDS encoding BTAD domain-containing putative transcriptional regulator, with protein sequence MKPKVKVQLLGKLSVSLNGADLFARAPQKTRELFAFLALHPGREHPREALATRLWGGIDEPRARKNLRQTIWHLRRSLKPLGPTRARRVLRAEPGWLRLETAEDIWTDVGELRSALARFAHADPASESEEALRSAASLYRGDLLEGWHQDWCADPREFCRDAYLALLDRLVEAREAAGDLEGGIQYAMRALEFDRARERTHRALMRLFVANGDRTGALRQYDRCVAAVREELNARPEEETVALMREIRSGKKLRGSGPAAAVPGAAEPAEAETLPARARRSKKDR
- a CDS encoding VOC family protein, producing the protein MGKPVVHWEFWSTDPARVSDFYAKVFDWKIQNIPELNYRFVETGGGAGINGGIMQPDRSGPWPGNMAFYIDVEDLASYRKRIVDAGGKILVEEQQVPGMGSFSLFADPEGRVLGIWKQTAAR
- a CDS encoding diaminopimelate decarboxylase, which gives rise to MFLTAAEAAEVRERFGTPCYVYDRVAAEEAADRALAFPHAFGLTVRYAMKANPNRALLEIFRDKGLDIDASSDFEVERALRAGFAPGRIMLTSQVPSTRLETWIPLGVLYNACSLHQLERYGRAFPGREVTIRVNPGQGSGASHRVNTGGPTSSFGIWHEHLDQAKELAARHGVVLRGLHTHIGSGSDPAVWTRVAHLVLEIALQLPDVRTVSLGGGYRVARVQGESETDLRAVGEASRRAVLDFEKRTGRALRLEIEPGTYLVANAGVVVATCVDVVDTGAKGFLFAKLDTGMTEVMRASLYGAQHPLGVAGAESRPRQAVVFVGRCCESGDMLTPAPGDTTKLAPREVPRPEIGDLVLVGGAGAYCAAMSTLNYNSYPVAPEVLRERDGTLRLVRRRQTIEEMTADELPASSGGPA
- a CDS encoding c-type cytochrome, whose product is MPRPQPLRFAAPLVVPAIALAALLALPAAAPRTAGAQQAQFEWPAHPKNLKVLPKSTTPDQLRETMVGFTQSLGVRCPYCHVGEEGKPLTTFDFSSDAKPTKQIARDMVRMMGDIHKDLGRMRLSSGVPRVNVRCITCHHGHARPTTLTEELMVTYDRAGIDSTLDAYQKLKGRYFGRDAYDFSENGLADFGAELQKKGRADDAIRVHQLNVQQYPTSMRAYGALEQAYETAGRKQEAIDTYHKMLDMDPSNSNIQRRLHELEGSGK
- a CDS encoding adenylosuccinate synthase, with translation MSVRVIVGAQWGDEGKGKIVDLLSDEADVVARYQGGPNAGHTVCTGGKTFVLHLIPSGILRPATTCYIGNGVVVDLAALEEERGAVAKQGISVEGRLFVSGSAHVILPDHRLAERHNESGASGPAIGTTGRGIGPAYTDKAARVGLRVADLLEPEIREERVRRLRERTLKLIGKDAPVEPLDQVLARLEKDAERVRPMVVNVSLAVSEAVAAGKRILLEGAQGTHLDLDHGTYPFVTSSSAVSGGACTGVGIGPTQIDEVIGVAKAYATRVGNGPFPSELTGPIADLLREEGNEYGATTGRPRRCGWFDAVAIRHAVRVNGLTQLVITKLDVLDSLEEIAVVTAYTAGGRKLTEMPESLTELTAAKPVLETFPGWKAPTGGAREWDDLPPEARRYLDRLEMLARVPIRLVSVGSGRDENVRRHANLRSTETVGL